Proteins from one Actinobacillus delphinicola genomic window:
- a CDS encoding VirK/YbjX family protein, protein MTKNSVYKFPSFAQFMPHEKRVLKRFRSWIRFCYAKTTIRSQIHTFETFLNQNALWQPLFNEEPYRCNTLLRKYCDNRFSAEERLRMICHNFILAENYLGKPLCQKLISEQKLLLANLTEDLQVYLNINRIDPFEGFFSLNILTSEKERVYDASFTFLPPNKILIASIQGPKGEDAAQLVKTATKSLFGVRPMFMLVNIFKMLAQDLQLDLEGIAHKNQGKYRFNDHTKLLFNYDEFWSENQGVLNADGYWHLPLDIERKPLEEIQSKKRSMYKKRYAMLDETAQQITRFFKENV, encoded by the coding sequence CTCATTTGCACAATTTATGCCACATGAGAAACGTGTTCTTAAACGTTTCCGCTCATGGATACGCTTTTGTTATGCAAAAACAACGATTCGCTCACAAATCCATACCTTCGAGACATTTTTAAATCAAAATGCTCTTTGGCAACCACTTTTTAATGAAGAGCCATATCGTTGCAATACATTATTACGTAAATATTGTGATAACCGTTTCTCAGCTGAAGAACGTTTGCGTATGATTTGCCATAATTTCATTTTGGCTGAAAATTATCTTGGAAAACCACTTTGTCAAAAGCTCATTAGTGAACAAAAACTTTTACTCGCTAATTTAACTGAAGATTTACAAGTTTATTTGAATATCAACCGAATCGATCCTTTTGAAGGATTCTTTTCATTAAATATTCTGACGAGTGAAAAAGAACGAGTCTATGACGCCTCCTTCACTTTCTTACCGCCCAATAAGATCCTTATTGCAAGTATCCAAGGTCCAAAAGGTGAAGATGCAGCACAACTTGTAAAAACCGCAACAAAATCATTGTTCGGCGTTCGCCCAATGTTTATGCTAGTTAATATTTTCAAAATGCTTGCCCAAGACTTACAGCTCGACCTTGAAGGTATTGCTCATAAAAACCAAGGTAAATACCGTTTTAACGATCACACCAAATTACTTTTCAATTATGATGAATTTTGGAGCGAAAATCAGGGCGTATTAAATGCAGATGGCTATTGGCATCTCCCGCTCGACATTGAACGTAAACCACTAGAAGAAATCCAAAGTAAAAAACGTTCCATGTATAAAAAACGCTACGCTATGTTAGATGAAACTGCGCAGCAAATTACTCGTTTCTTTAAGGAGAACGTATGA